CGATTCAAAATGTATCGTCTTGGTTTTCCTAACGATGAAGTACGTTACGGTTTTCTCAACTTTCTGGTTCCATTTTACACCTCCGTGACCGATGATGAAAGAAGCTTTTATATCGGCAAATTTATCAATGAACTGGAAAATGGTAATGCGGATGCCTTCATGCGTCGTTTTGAAGCTTTCTTTGCAGATTTTCCCTACGAGTTGAATGACCAGACCGAGCGTCATTATCAAGTTGTCATTTACTTGATCTTCAAATTGATGGGACAATTTACTCAGGCAGAAGTACATAGCTCACGAGGGCGCGCAGATGCTGTGGTGCGGACTCCTAAGTTTATCTATGTTTTCGAATTTAAGTTGAATGGGACTGCCGGCCAAGCTATGCAGCAGATTGATGAGAAAGGGTACGCACTTCCTTATGCAGTGGAAGGTCGGCAGGTGATAAAAGTCGGTGTAGAGTTCAGTGCAGAGAAGCGGAATGTGGAACGCTGGGTTGTAGCCTGATTTTGATTTCAGGTACAAATGATTACTTCATTAATAATACTTCTAAAATAAAAAAAACGATGTTTCAGAAACTTGTAGCTATAGAGCCGGTCAGCCTGGTTCCGTCGGCCGAAAAAACGTTGTATTCATTTGCCGGTCAGGTTGTGATGTATCCTGACATACCCGCGAGTGATGATGAAATCATTGCCCGTATCGGAGATGCCGATGCGGTGCTCCGTTTGCAAAGAATCATCATAAACGGGAGTTCCTTTGAGTGCGTTAGGACCTTTTTCATTGAAGAAGCGGGCCGTCGTATTTCCCATTAGGGAGGCAGCTCTTAAAACATCGAATCCACCGGTAGCTCCGGATGCGATATAGATTCGTGTGCCATTTGTCTTGGCGGTTTCTGCCACTTCCCGCATAGCGGCAGGGGAGGCCGACTCTACCAGATAATCTGGTTTTAATGCTAATAACTCTTCCAATGTAGCGCAAGCAATGCAAGGTTTGCCATGTTGCTGCATTTTACGAACGATGTGCGCTGCTTTTGAAGCCGTACGCGAATAGACACCTACCAGATCGTAATCTGGTAATAAGCCTTTGACAACTGCATCCGCAATGATTCCTGCAAGTCGTCCACATCCTACAATGACTAACTTTTTCATGCAACAAAGATAATACTTTTATTGGTAAGACCTTTGGGCGCTAATTATCATATTTCAGTTCTTTCCGGGTGGGATGCATCCATTTTTACATCAGGACTCTTCTATGGGCAATGCTACTTTCAGATTCGGATAACAGTCGCCCAGGCGTTTTAGAAAATCATTGGCAATGACAATGGCATGTACCGTTTCTTCCGCATCTGCCGGAGTTCCGGGAATATTCGTGAAGATCAGGCAGGAATAAAGGATGAGTTCAATCGCTTTTCCGTCTGTCTGCAAAGAGAGCTTATAGGCTTTTACATTTTTGCCGCGAGCTTGTGCCTGTGCTTTTACTTGTCCCTCCAAAGGATATACGGTGAGCCTGGAGTTTTTGAGTTGCGAAGGTTCGAATATCAGATGCTTGTCAATTTCCCCATCGGTATCTGTGTCGAACAGGTGCAGCTTATCACCGCTTAATACCAGATATTTAGGAGTTGCCACGGTAGTGAAACGCACGGTTCCCAAAGTAGCCATTCCTTTCAGTTTGTCTTTCACACCGTCTTTGAGGGCATCTACCATATTGTGTTCGATGTTGGCATAATTGAAAGCATCGATAGGGCTTTGCTCCATCGCTTTTTTCAGAAAGGGGAGTTCGGATGTCAGAAATTGGTTCTTGTATTGTGCCGCATTTGCAAATTCTGCTTTGAAATCGGTACTGTCTACTGCCTGAACCTGTTGGGAAACTTTGCTTTTTATATAAAACCAATATCCCAAAGATAGGATAATGCAGACAATTGGAATAAGCGAATAAATGTTCATGAGTTTTAGTTTTAGGTATCCGTACTATTTTTCTTCTTCCTCGTTGTCATCCTTCTCTTTTTTCACTATGCCCAGAAGTCCCAGGATAAAGTCTTTCAGATAGGATAGTAGGCCTATGACTATCAACGCTGCAAAACCATAAAAAAGAAGGCTGCCACCCCATTTGTCCCAAATGGTGGGTTCAGGGATGAGGCTGCTAAGTTCTTCTACATTCAGGTCTTTCCGGATTGCTTCGGCATATTCGTCAGGAATGTCGTAATACGTATCGGGTTTCGATTCGGAAAAGAGTACGAGCATGCGTTTGCCATCTTTCTCGATATAGCCTAAATCCAGATGAGCGCCTTCGTCCGTTTTATAATAGGAGCTGTCGGGGAGGGTTGCTACTTTGGGAATGTTGTTGCTTACAGGAATTCTGATTCTGCGTGCCTCGGCATTACTACTCATCAAAAGACCGGCTATGACGGTCAGAATAAATAAAAACTGTTTCATAATTATTATAATTTAATGTGTTAATGGCTGATAGAGGAATCTACTTTCATACAGTGCTTGTTTTACAACATTATAACTACCATTTTTTAAATGATAGTGCCAAAGTTATAAAACAATTCCGAAAAAGTGAACGATCGTTTCTTTTTTATCTTTTTTTTGCATAGCTAGTCTAGGTGGAAGGGATATGGTTTGTGTTGAATAATACAGTCTAGCTTTTTAATAAGGAGTAAACAGCATGTAAATGTTTGGAGAGTAGTTGGGTGTCCAATCCGCCCAGGAATGCCATTTCAAAGGACAGTCCCATGTAAACCTGCCGGAACATGATTACCGCTTCTTCAATGTCTACGTCTTTTTTTAGTTCTCCTGTTTGTACGGCGCTTTGGATGGCGGCACGCCAGTAAGCATAATCGCTGGCTACGAGATTATGGAGTTTTTCTTTGGCGTCAGGATCATACTGGATCACTTGAAACAGAAAATGAAAATATTGGGCATGGTATGAAAAATTTTCTGGCACCACCTTATTTACACTTAATAGCTTGCTTAGCATATCCATCGTTCGTTGCACTCCTCTCACGTATTCATCTATAAATTCGGCAAACGTACCGTTGGTTGCAGTGAATTTGTTTCGTGGATTTTGTGTGCCGAACAAAAATCTGTCCACTACGGCAATGAATAACTCTTGTTTGTTCTTGTAGTATTTGAATATGCCGGCTTTCGACATTCCGAGCATCTTACCAAGTTCCGCAAAACTGGCTTTTTCGTAATTCACGGACATAAATAGTTTGAACGCAGCTATTAATAAATCATCACGGGTAATTTTCATATTACGGCAGTCTTTTATAATTTTCTATCCCCGAAAATACGATTTTATCGGATAGCTTGCATAAAAGCGGGCAATAGATTAACAAAAATAAATCAGGAAATGTGGTTGATGAATCAGTGAAAAGTTATTTTTTAGTAAATCACCTTTCATTGTTTTTCTGTATCAATAGATGGGACAGTGGCGAGTTATGTAATTCTCTAATAGTTTTAAAACAAGGTTTCACCAGTTTTGCCGTTAGTTGAATAGCTATAAATCAATATCTTATGGTGAAAGAGGATGCAAAATACAGAAATATTCATCCTTCACTCCCTTCACTGTTCTTTTTATATGCTATAAGCTAAAGTAAATATGCTCATAGCAAATGCTCCATCAAGTATTAACACTTGAGTTGTAGGCTATTAATACTTTGTATCTAGGCTATTAATACTTGAGTTGCTGGACATATATACCCAAGACGCAGGATATATATATCCAACGTGCAGGATATATATGCCCAATACATTGGATATATATGCCCAACAAATTGGATGTATACACCCATTAATCTAACGTAAGTTCGATATAACTTTGTTCGCATGGTTTCCTTCCCGAAGGAGGAGAATCGGAATAGTACAAGCTTATATCGAACTGATGTTAATCTATATGATGTAAGCATCTTCGCAGTGCTATCTTCTCATTTGCTAAACTCTAATCACTTAGTGGTCTACTCTATTGGGGCTTTTGACTAAGCAACTGTCTAGTACCAACAGACTTTCCGGTCCCATATTGAACAACAAGTCTATGATACTCAAATTGGGCAGGAAACCCAGTTTGGACTCGAAAACCTGATAGTAAGGTTGCGGAACAAACTCTGTATCCACTTCCCTGAAATCCTTTTTCGGATGAATCACTTCCCGAAGATCGGATTCTCCGCGAGCAAACTCCATCTTATATTCGGAAGTGCGCTCAATGGTGGGGTGAATATCAATCAATTCACAGACCATCCGGCAGAGTTCTTCGTTGAAATCGATTAAAAACTCGTATTTCTTTTCATAGAAAGGGCGGAAGTCATCCTTGTAGTACTCGAAGAAAGGAGTATTGTTGTAGGCCGATTCGATGGCGTTCCAATGTAGATGTCTCCAGTTGCCGTGGTCGGAGATGCGGATATCCTTCATTGGGCACTTCAATGTATCGGGCTTTACGGTTGGGATGGAAAGAGCTAACTCACCCGATGGGCCGGCAATGGTGCACCGGTTGCGGTAGGTTTGTTTTATATAGTGGTCGTATTGTTCTACAAACACTTTGTCATAAGCCAGTAGTTTGGTATAATATTCAACAGGAGCGAGATAGGCTGAAGATAAATAAGCGATGTTCATTTCTTTCATTTTAATTCGTTTAGGAGGCTTTGTTAGTAAGGATATTATGAGATATTATGAAGAGGATGTTTCTTTGATGATTCGGCAGATCATTTCACTGTTCTGAAGAAACGCTTCCACCGATATCCGTCAAACAAACCTGTTTCTTTTTCTTTAGAGAACCAAATGACGGAGGCTTTTCCGATGATATGGTCTTGCGGGACAAATCCGAAGAGCCGTGAGTCGGAGAAGTTGACCGTATTGTTAGACCCCATCCAATAGTAATCTTTGGTGAAATAACAGTGTTGTGTGGGTTTTCCGTCCACGTAGAGAGTGTCGTTCTTTATTTCTGCCTGTTTGCCTTCGTGCATCACGAGGGTATTCCGCAGCAAGGTCATGTTCCAGGGATAGACCCGGATGAATTTCCCTTTTCCGGGGACAATCAGCGGATTTGGTTCGGCATCTTCTTTGTTCGACAAAGGTTGGACGAAACTCTCTTTCCCATTCATGGCCTGTTCCAACAGATAATATTCGTAGCGGCTGAAACTGCGCACATGGGTACTGTCATTACTTCCCATCAATCCGTCGTTGGTAATGGAAAGGGTATGCATGAGTGACGTAATCAGATTTTCTTTTGAAGCGGGATACGAATAAAGTCTTTTCTTATCCGGGTTAAACTGTGCCTCCGGAGAAATAACGGAGAAAAGAGAATCGACCAATAACGTATCGCCCGGAACTCCGAGACAACGGCTGATATAGATTTCCCGACGGTCGATGACAGGTTGCCGGATTCCGGCAGGATTATTGAACACTACGATGTCTTGCCGACGCACGGGACTCTCGCACCAGCGGTGATAAGAGAAAAGCGACATGAAAGGAATCCGCAACCCGTAACTCCATTTGTTGACCAGGATACGTTCACCCTGAAAAATGGAATTCTCCATGCCGGTGGAAGGGATAAGGCAGGACGTGAAAGCAAATCCCCGGAGCAGAAGCACTACGGCTACTGCTCCGGCAAATGCTAGTATCCATTTGAATTTACGAATGTTCATCAACTTTTATCACCTTATCACTCTATGCTATCCGTACACTTATCAGCCTACCCACTTGAAGAGGCGGTTCCAGCGAATCTTGCCGTCGAACCATCCACGGTCTTTGTCAAGCGATAGCCATACAACAATCGGTTTGCCCACTACGTGGTCTTCGGGCACAAAACCCCAATAACGGGAGTCGGCGGAGTTGTGACGGTTGTCGCCCATCATCCAGTAATAATCCATTTTGAAGGTATACTCGTTGGTCTTTTCACCGTTGATGTAGATACCGTCCGGTTTCACTTCCAGCTTATTGCCTTCGTAGGCTACGATGCAACGCTCATAGATAGGCAGGTTGTCTTCTGTGAGGGTAATGGTAGCTCCTTTGGCAGGAATCCAGATCGGACCGTAATTGTTGCGGTTCCATTGGGTATAAAGATTGAGCGGATACATCTGTCCGGCATAATCTTCGGGTTCCATGACTATTTTGCTGATTAGCTTTTTGTTGCCCAAAAGCGTTTCATACATCTTCTTGGTTAGCGGGAAATGATATACCGGGTTCAGTTTGCCTTGTGCATTCCGGCTGTCCAGTCCCATTTCCAGCAATCCGCTTTCCCAGCCGGAGTCTTCTATCAGCATGGTGTCATCCTTGCTGATGCCTAATTCGCGCAGCATATCCTCGGGAATGTACGGGCCGGTGGTCTGTACGAAGTAATTGAATTGCAGGTTTTCGGGGTTTTCGATTGCTTTACCGTCAATCATCACCTGTCCGCCTACAATCTGAAGGGTATCACCGGGCAGGCCGACACAACGCTTCACATAATTCTCGCGACGGTCTACCGGGCGCCAGAGGACTTCACCGTAAATGCGCGGGTTGTTCATTATCTGTTTACGTCCTGCAGCATAGTACAAATCATAGATAGCACGTTGCTGGGCGCGTGTCAGACTATCCATTTCAATCTGTTTGGAATAGATACGTTGTCCTTCGCCGTAAGCCAGCGTATAGAAGTCCGTTGTCTGTTGGTAGTTCACTGCTACCGTATCTCCTGCGGGGAAGTTGAAGACAACAATGTCATTCAGTTTCACTTTGCCGAAGCCCGGTACCCGTTTGTACTTCCATTGTGGCCACTCGATATATGATTTAGTATTGAAGACAGGTAGTGTATGCTGCGCCAACGGCATGGAAAGGGGAGTGTTCGGTACGCGGGGACCGTAACTCATCTTGCTCACATACAAGAAGTCGCCCACCAGCAATGATTTTTCCAGCGAAGAAGAAGGAATCTGATAATTCTGGAAGATGTAGATATTGACGAAGTAGACAGCAACCAACGCAAACACGATGGCGTCTACCCAGCTCATGACACTGCGAACAGCCGGATTCTTCGACTTCTTCCAAAAAGACCAGGGAATTTTCTTTGTGATATAAATATCGAAAATGAAAGGAACAACAATCAATCCCCACCAACTCCGTACCCAGATAAGGAAGATGAGGTAAAGTAGAATAACGATGGCACATTTGATCCATTGTGCGCGTGTGGCTTGTCTCATAATGTTATATTTGTTTAGAACTAGCTTCTGATATTTTAGTCATTTAAGAACGGGAATAAATCACTCATGCCCAAAAAGCCTTCGTGTGTGGCAGTATATTCGGCAGCCAATACGGCTCCCAATACAAATCCGCCACGGCTCTTGGCATCGTGGGTGATAGAAATGGTGTCTACATCAGACTCATACCGGATGGTATGAAGTCCGAAAACCTCACCCTCACGGATCGAGCTGATAGGAAGTTCGTTAGGGGCACAATCGTTGGTTCCGCTAATGGTTCCGTCCGGTGCAAGGAAAGTCCCTTTCACCCATTTGTCCTTACGGTCTATCTTTTCCAGAATACCTTCCGCCAGTGTAATGGCTGTTCCGCTGGGGGCATCCAGCTTGTGAATATGATGTGTCTCGCTCATGGTGACATCGTATGCGGGGAACTGGTTCATGATTTTAGCCAGATACTTGTTGAGAGCGGAGAAGATGCTGACTCCCAGGCTGAAGTTGGACGACCAAAAGAGTGTTTTTCCCCCTTCCGTGCAGAGCTTCTTGATTTCTTCGCCATGCTCCGCCATCCATCCGGTACTGCCCGATACCAGTTTCACACCGGCTTTGAACGTTTTCATATAATTGCTGTAAGCTACCATCGGATTGGTAAACTCAATGGCCACATCGGCCGATTTGAACGCTTCCGATTCGAAGTCATCCTGATTATTGATATCAATGATGCAGACGATTTCATGTCCGCGACTACGGGCAACCTTTTCTATCTCTTTGCCCATCTTTCCGTAACCGATCAGTGCTATTTTCATTGTTTTTTGACTTATATTCAAAATAATAGTTGCAAAGATAAGATTTTTATTACATTTGCAGCGCACATTAACGTCTTGTTAACATGGAACACCTTCTTCACTACGTGTGGAAACATAAATTATTTCCCCTGAAAGTACTGCAAACCACCAACGGTTTACCGGTAGAAGTGATTGACCCCGGTCTGCAAAACCCCAACGCCGGTCCCGACTTTTTCAACGCGAAACTAAAGATTGATGGCGCCTTGTGGGTGGGAAACATCGAAATACATACACACGCTTCCGACTGGTTCCGCCACGGACATCATTCTGACAAAGCATACGACTCTGTAATTCTTCATGTGGTGAGCGAAGCAGATGCGGAAATAACCCGTTCCAACGGTGAACCGATCCCGCAACTGTTACTGACTTGTCCGGAAAATGTGCGGTTGCATTATCGCGAACTTTGTGTGGCGGACCAATATCCGGCTTGTTATCCCGTCCTTGCCTCTCTTCCCAAACTTACCATTCATTCCTGGCTGACCGCTTTGCAAACGGAACGTTTGGAGCAGAAAGCGCAGTTAATCACACAGCGTCTCGCCCTTTGTAACCGTAATTGGGAAGATGCTTTCTTTATCACCCTTGCCCGTAATTTCGGTTTTGGCTTGAATGGAGATGCTTTTGAAACGTGGGCGGGATTACTGCCGTTTCGTGCGATGGATAAGCACCGGAATGATTTGTTTCAGATAGAGGCTTTTTTCTATGGTTTGGCGGGATTGTTGGAAGAGAAGTTTCTGAAAAGGGAACAGGAAGACGAGTATAGTCTCCGTCTTTGTAAGGAGTTCCGTTATCTGCAGCGGAAGTTTGAAATCGGGCAGGGGATGGACGCTACGTTATGGCGTTTTCTACGGCTTCGTCCGGATAACTTTCCGCATATTCGCCTGGCACAGTTGGCTTATCTCTATCAGAAAGGGGATAAGTTGTTTTCACGTTTGCTGGAAGCGGAAACGCTGGCGGATGTGAGAACTTTGCTGGATACACGTACGTCTTCCTATTGGGAGAATCATTATTTGTTCGGGCGACTTTCTTCGCAAAAGGAGAAAACGCTGGGAGAGCGTTCCAAGGATTTGATTATCATTAATACAGTGGTTCCTTTTCTTTATACATACGGTTTGCATAAGGCAGATGAACGAATGTGTGAACGTGCCGGACGCTTTTTGGAAGAATTGAAGGCGGAGAGCAATCATATTATCCGCTCGTGGAGCGATGCCGGGCTTCCGGTTGTCAGTGCGGCGGATAGTCAGGCATTGATACAGTTGCAAAAAGAGTATTGCGATAAACGGAAATGTTTGTATTGCCGTTTTGGTTATGAGTATTTGAAACATAATTCTTTATAGGGTACATTTTATTAGAATTGTTTGCTTATATAATCCAGTCCGAGGTCTAGTTTCCGACTTCGGACTCAGCAATATCTACGCCTAAGTGCGAATACAGTGTGTAGACGTCTATTTAATGTCAGTTCGATATAATTTAAAACAATGCAAGTTGCCTGTCTTTGATGAATTCAAAACAGTTTCTTTCACTATAACTTTTCTACTTCCTCTTTAGACAATCCGGTAGCTTGTGAAATTATATCGATAGCTACTCCCAATTGTTTCAGATTTCGAGCATTATTCCAATTGGCTTCTCTTGCTCCTTCTTCTCTTCCTTTCTTTTCCGCTGTAGACATAACACTATACCAGTCACGGAAATTTTTCAAACTGTCCCAATACTCGCTCAGTTCAGTCTTGGTGAATTTAGCTATTTCCGCAGTTTCAAAAAGACGGTCAAAAACTCTGTTCTGTAATGCTTTAGGACGTTCAAGCAGAGAAGCAAGATTACGCAAGACAAACAGCCACTTGTCAAACATGTTCTCCAACTCATCCTCATTCTTGTTGAATTTTGGCATTTCAAGGTAAACAAAGGTGAGCTTGTCATAGAATATCTTGTGCGTATAAAGGTCTACAAGCTTCACCTCATGATGGAAATACTTCTCATCCGAATTGTCAAAGGAGAAATTCAGGATACCCACCACATAAACAGCCTTCAACTCATAATCCCATTCCCCCCGTTTGGCCTGCTCACGAATAGGGAAAGTGGAATAAAAGACACTGCGGTCCTTAAAGAACTGCTGCTCGCCACGCTGCATCTCAACCAGGAACTTCTCGCCTTTCTCATTCTCGCAATATACATCAAATACGGCACGACGGTCATATTCCTGCGTGCCAAGATGTTCCGCATTAAGATAAGTGACATCCTTGATAACCTCCTCCTTGAATAAGAGCGCATTCAAAAAGCTGATCAACAATTCCTTATTCATTGCTGTTCCAAAAAGCAACTTGAATCCGAAATCGGTATATGGATTTACATATTTATCCTGTATTCCTTCCGTTCCCATGTCTTTTTCCATTTTTTATAGTTTGAAATTCCAATCCAGCCCCCTTCGTATAACAATAATATGGATTTCCTTTTGAAATGCCTCAATAGCCTTCCGGAGCATTATGTACAAAAGTAGCAATAATCAGATATAATCAAACAGAAAAAGGCTATTTTAACAGAGGGATGAAAATATCCGGGCAAAGATTATCCCTTATTATATAAGCCTCGTTATTTTGTTATTTGTACGGTTGTCTATGGACCGGCTATTTTTTTCAGGCTGTCCAATTATTTTCCTGACTTCGTCAACGCGTACCCCAAAATCAGGGTATGAAAAGTTACAAAACATTATTTATCAAGATATTATAAAATCAATGTTTTTATAGTGACGAAGTCAGGAGCCTAGAAATTCTTTTTCGTATAAATACTTATTGTGTTCTCTTTATATTCTTTTCTTTATGAAGAAACTCTAAAACTTCAGCTTCCATTCGTAAAGCTTTTGTTCCTTTTTTCTTTATCGGTTGTTTTAAAAGGTAATTTCCCATGTTGGTAGCTGCATTTATATTTCCTTCCTCTATATAAAGCTGGAATAATTTGTACGAAGGAGTGATATGATGTGGAATCATGGCAGCAGCCGTTTGATAATATGCTTCAGCCTGGGGAAAATCTTTTTTCTGTTTCCAAAAATCTCCCAGCTTGATATATAGTTCACTATTAGGAGCGATTCGGACAGCTGTTTGCAATATTTGTAGTTTTGTATTTAAAGGATAATCTTCCAAACTACTTTTTGAGTAGATGTACATTAACTGTGAATTATAACGAAATAATGGATATAATTGGGATAGTTGAGAATAGGTGTCCTTGGATATTTTATTTTTATCCACTATCCTGATAATTGTAGTAAAAGTTTTATGATAAATATGATAAGATCCAATTGATATGCATACGATAAAAATGAAGGCTATACTTCTAATGATATATTTTGTAGAATTTGATATTGTAAACGTTTTTATGGTTTTGCTTTTCATCATACCTATTATGCTGATGAATAATATTTCTAGTGGAAAAACCTCGCCAGGATAAGAAAAAAAAGAGAAGACTAAGAAAGTGATTAAGGCGGATTTCAGGCAATGGTCAGTATTATTCTTTTCTTTATAACTAAATAATGCATACAACAACCATGTGACAACAACTAGTCCGACTATTCCCTGTTCTGCTGTTATATGTAAAAACTCGTTGTAGGCATAAAAAATATTGTCAGCTAATAATATGTATGGAGAATTTGGGTTTTGTAGGAAATATTCAGCCTGATAAAGCATATAATTAGCTTGCCATCCTCCGGCTCCAATACCGAATAGAGGATAATCTTTTATCATCGTTATTGTGTTATGCCATATTAGCAATCGGCCATCTGCCGAATCTCTTCTTATAAAGTAGATTGATATGATAAAAACGGTGATGATAAGTAGAAAACTAGATTTCAAAAGAGTTGGTTTGACTTTGATTGTATGTTTTCTTTTTAACCATTGCCATAGGAATATCATGCTTCCTACCAATGCAGCTGTCCATCCGGCGCGTGAACCAGATAATAGTAAACCATATAAAATAAAACAGGCTATCATGCAAAATGATAATGTTAATATACGATGCTTATTTTGTATGTTTTCATAAATGAAAAAAATAGATACTATCCAGCATACTGCTAATAATCCACCTAATGGTCCTGGATTTCCAAACGTTCCTGTGATTCCAAAATCATGATGATTGCTCTCTAAATAATTCGCTTTTTGAAGTATTGAAATGATGACTTCGGTAATTCCCCAAATATAGACCATGTGTAATAGGCAATTGCGATATTGTTTTGATATAATGCGTATGCAAGTATATATAAGGCATAATACAGTTACTCGCCAAATTGATGAGTAGTCAATAGGTACAGCTCTATTTAAGAACAGTAATATGCATATTGATATAAGTAATATATCTTGCATTCTGATAGTTACAATAGAATGGCTTTTCATACTGTTTATAAGGTACATTCAATTTAAGTGGAAATATATTTATACGTGATTTTACTTCCGTATAATTGTGCGTTGGGCTTGTATGTTATTGGGGAATATGTTTATTCAAAGAAGCTGTTCTCTTTGCATTGGGCGATACAAAGAGAACAGAATGTAATTATTTCCATAAAAAGACTTTGGTTATATCTTCTTTATTGACATAATAAATCTTTTCTACTGAATTATAGGCTTCCACATGCAATCTTACTTCTACTGAATAGGCAGAGTCTACCCACCTACTTAAATTCAACGAATAGTCTTGTTTTTGCAAAGCAAATATAATAAAATCTATTCTTCGTGATGAATCCTGCTGAAACACATATTCATTTCTTTTCTTTATAACTACGCCATTGCTATCTTTTAATGTAATAGTGTAATACGTCCCTTTCTTAGGTTCATCATCAGACTTGGGACGTAAAAAGACAGGAGCATTATATTTGTTCTCCAACACAAGCTGAATCTGCTTTGTTTTTTTATCGAATGACAAATCTGCTTCGACTTGGGAAAAAGCCAATAAAGGCAACCCCAAAAATAAAATAACTAATATTGTTCTCATAATATATCATTTTTTTGATTCTATATATTTTAATAATTCTTCATTTCTCCAGATCTGATATTCGATTTCTTTTTGATAATAATCCTCCTTTGCAAATCCATTATTTAATTCTGCTTTATATGTTTCTATTTCATTTTTATACCATTGCGGATTGTCCTTTATCGAATAGACATGTAACTCTTCATTCTTTATTAGATTTATAAGTAATTCATTTGCATATTGTTCACAATACCATTTTAAATAACAATCTAATGCATCAGAAATATCTTTATTTGGCTTTAGAATAAGATCACATGGTGAAGAAGCATTATTAGTATTATTATGCCCGTGTTCACAATGATATATCTCATGCCATAAAATTGATGCTCTTTCTGGTGTTTTATACTTGAAAAAATTGCTACATACTTCAATTGTTCCATCCAGTAAAGTCCGCGCAGTAGTAGTACATATGTCTTTATTTTTCTGAATTTTATATTTAGATAAATCAATTCCTTTAGCTTTCAAAAGAGGAGTTATTTCTTTCAAAGCTGTACTTAGTTGAGGGTCTTCATCTCCTGTGTCAGTTGTCGGTTTTTCTGTCACGGTATCATCCTCCTGACTTGTCGATTCCGGTTCTGTCGGCTCGGGATCTATTGGCGTAGTATCTGGGCTTGAAGAATTTAACCAATCTTCATTATCATTTTCTCCCCATTCACTGTAGTCAGGTTCCGGCTCAATAATAATGTCATCAAACCATCCACCATCATAAGTATAATCATAGTCATCTTCTCCACGAGTCAAAACCATCTTTTTCTTTTGAATATATACAGTAGATGCTAATGCGCGAGCCTGCTCATAC
The Bacteroides caecimuris DNA segment above includes these coding regions:
- a CDS encoding Rpn family recombination-promoting nuclease/putative transposase; this encodes MGTEGIQDKYVNPYTDFGFKLLFGTAMNKELLISFLNALLFKEEVIKDVTYLNAEHLGTQEYDRRAVFDVYCENEKGEKFLVEMQRGEQQFFKDRSVFYSTFPIREQAKRGEWDYELKAVYVVGILNFSFDNSDEKYFHHEVKLVDLYTHKIFYDKLTFVYLEMPKFNKNEDELENMFDKWLFVLRNLASLLERPKALQNRVFDRLFETAEIAKFTKTELSEYWDSLKNFRDWYSVMSTAEKKGREEGAREANWNNARNLKQLGVAIDIISQATGLSKEEVEKL
- a CDS encoding O-antigen ligase family protein encodes the protein MVYIWGITEVIISILQKANYLESNHHDFGITGTFGNPGPLGGLLAVCWIVSIFFIYENIQNKHRILTLSFCMIACFILYGLLLSGSRAGWTAALVGSMIFLWQWLKRKHTIKVKPTLLKSSFLLIITVFIISIYFIRRDSADGRLLIWHNTITMIKDYPLFGIGAGGWQANYMLYQAEYFLQNPNSPYILLADNIFYAYNEFLHITAEQGIVGLVVVTWLLYALFSYKEKNNTDHCLKSALITFLVFSFFSYPGEVFPLEILFISIIGMMKSKTIKTFTISNSTKYIIRSIAFIFIVCISIGSYHIYHKTFTTIIRIVDKNKISKDTYSQLSQLYPLFRYNSQLMYIYSKSSLEDYPLNTKLQILQTAVRIAPNSELYIKLGDFWKQKKDFPQAEAYYQTAAAMIPHHITPSYKLFQLYIEEGNINAATNMGNYLLKQPIKKKGTKALRMEAEVLEFLHKEKNIKRTQ